In one window of Streptomyces sp. NBC_01224 DNA:
- a CDS encoding cysteine dioxygenase — protein MSSSAADGATGPTAAELLDFVRGVAADAEIVASLPLDPEGRTWVQLEGPGGSEAWLIGWPPGTGTGWHDHADSIGAFTTAAGTLKELSLAARLPTDGWKTLELAEGIDRSRQLATGQGRTFGRHHVHEMLNESGTDHAVTVHAYYPPLPQIRRYSRTGAVLRLEQVERPEDWQ, from the coding sequence ATGTCCTCCTCCGCCGCCGACGGTGCTACCGGTCCGACGGCCGCAGAGCTGCTCGATTTCGTCCGCGGGGTCGCCGCCGACGCCGAGATCGTAGCCTCGCTCCCCCTCGATCCCGAGGGCCGCACCTGGGTCCAGCTGGAAGGACCGGGCGGCAGTGAGGCGTGGCTGATCGGCTGGCCGCCGGGTACCGGCACCGGCTGGCACGACCACGCCGACTCGATCGGTGCCTTCACCACCGCAGCCGGCACCCTCAAGGAGCTGTCGCTCGCCGCCCGGCTCCCCACCGACGGCTGGAAGACCCTCGAACTCGCCGAGGGCATCGACCGTTCCCGGCAGTTGGCCACCGGCCAGGGCAGGACGTTCGGCCGCCACCACGTCCACGAGATGCTGAACGAGTCCGGCACGGACCACGCCGTCACCGTCCATGCGTACTACCCACCGCTGCCGCAGATCCGGCGCTACAGCCGTACCGGTGCGGTGCTCCGTCTTGAGCAGGTCGAACGGCCGGAGGACTGGCAGTGA
- a CDS encoding rhodanese-like domain-containing protein — translation MSDSRRSGTEPVGIDELLDQVRAGFVRVGPQEAVAAAADGALLVDIRYAELRERDGLIPGALVVERNELEWRLDPQGSHRAPEAVSHDLHIVVVCNEGYASSLAVASLRQLGLHRATDLIGGFRAWRAAGLPVEP, via the coding sequence GTGAGCGACAGCCGTCGCAGTGGTACGGAGCCCGTCGGGATCGACGAACTACTGGATCAGGTCCGGGCCGGGTTCGTCCGGGTCGGCCCTCAGGAGGCGGTCGCCGCCGCTGCGGACGGGGCGCTGCTCGTGGACATCCGCTATGCGGAGCTGCGGGAACGGGACGGACTGATTCCGGGGGCGCTGGTCGTCGAGCGCAACGAGCTGGAGTGGCGGCTCGACCCGCAGGGAAGCCATCGGGCCCCGGAGGCGGTGAGCCACGATCTCCACATCGTGGTGGTCTGCAACGAGGGCTACGCGTCGAGTCTCGCCGTCGCGTCCCTGCGGCAGCTGGGGCTGCACCGGGCGACCGATCTCATCGGCGGGTTCCGGGCGTGGCGTGCTGCGGGGCTTCCGGTCGAGCCCTGA
- a CDS encoding FtsX-like permease family protein, which produces MMLRYALQTIRDRKGGFLGAFLALMCAAALITACGTLLETGLRGRISTERYAAAPLVVSADQNVHRTTVKHKGNGKTKVKHKSKPVAERAWLPTAIADRISNLEGVRKVIPELTFLAQPVSRSATQSQLAARRSYGHSWASAPLTPFALVSGRAPASEDDVVIDRGLAERKGLKPGDRLVVQSTSAPRPYRISGIAAPAGRGDLRQQSSLFFSTAEAERLAARPGRISALGVMPAPGTDLNRLKQQVEQALKGTTAQVATGDDRGPVEFLDAAGARIKLVSMGGAMGGTSLLVAILVVVGTFALSIQQRHRELALLRAIAATPRQVRRLLGREALAVGAVSGVLGALAGLPLAGWLHNRFIDMGVIPATLERTAGIFPACAALAVTLLGAWAAARISGRRIARIRPAEAMAESTVERGPARGRIVAGLVLLAGGAALIAVLSVLRTEAAATPVTFLAVVVSATAVSLLGPFLVRLASVLLAGPLRLAGSGGPLATANIRGNSTRMASVVTPLTLLIGMTCTVLFVQPTLGDAARAQAHDGVRATWVLAAQGPGVPSAAAETVRRTPGVTAATEVVRTTVRVGLDKYPAQGVTQAGLARTWDPDVTSGSLTGFTAGPGTAAISELAADRLGLHPGSKLKLHLGDGTPATLTVAAVYSRGLGFGDLTLPHELLARHMDNPLAATVLVAGDSGRDELAAALKQFPGVSVLAPATADRLQADRQQENAAVNHLAMGLVLAFTAIAVVNTLAMSVSERIREFAMLRLAGATRRQVLRMLRIEALSVLLIAAALGSGIALAVLTAFSIGMTGSAAPAVLPLVYATVVGVAALLALTATALPGRLALRVRPVEVATSRQ; this is translated from the coding sequence ATGATGCTGCGCTATGCCCTGCAGACGATCCGGGACCGTAAGGGCGGATTCCTCGGTGCCTTCCTGGCCCTCATGTGTGCCGCAGCCCTCATCACCGCTTGCGGCACGCTGTTGGAGACCGGCCTGCGCGGAAGGATCTCCACCGAACGCTATGCCGCCGCGCCGCTCGTGGTCTCCGCCGACCAGAACGTCCACCGCACCACCGTCAAGCACAAGGGCAACGGAAAGACCAAGGTCAAACACAAGTCGAAGCCGGTCGCCGAGCGCGCCTGGCTGCCCACGGCGATCGCTGATCGGATCAGCAATCTGGAAGGCGTACGGAAGGTGATTCCCGAACTGACCTTTCTGGCCCAGCCCGTGTCTCGATCTGCGACCCAGTCCCAGCTCGCCGCCCGCCGCTCGTACGGCCACTCCTGGGCCTCCGCCCCACTCACCCCCTTCGCTCTTGTCTCAGGCCGCGCCCCCGCCTCCGAGGACGACGTGGTGATCGACCGCGGCCTCGCCGAACGGAAAGGCCTGAAGCCCGGGGACCGGCTCGTCGTCCAGTCCACCAGCGCCCCCCGCCCGTACCGCATCAGTGGCATTGCGGCCCCGGCCGGCCGGGGCGATCTACGGCAGCAGTCCTCGCTCTTCTTCTCCACCGCCGAGGCCGAGCGACTTGCCGCCCGTCCCGGCCGGATCAGCGCCCTCGGCGTGATGCCCGCGCCCGGCACCGACCTCAACCGGTTGAAGCAGCAGGTCGAACAGGCGCTCAAGGGCACCACCGCGCAGGTCGCCACCGGTGATGACCGCGGGCCCGTCGAGTTCCTGGACGCCGCGGGAGCCCGTATCAAGCTGGTCTCCATGGGCGGCGCCATGGGTGGTACGTCCCTCCTGGTCGCGATCCTCGTCGTGGTCGGCACCTTCGCGCTCTCCATCCAGCAGCGCCACCGCGAACTGGCCCTGCTCCGCGCCATCGCTGCCACCCCGCGTCAGGTCCGCCGCCTCCTCGGCCGTGAGGCCCTGGCCGTCGGAGCCGTTTCCGGTGTCCTGGGCGCGCTCGCCGGGCTGCCCCTCGCCGGCTGGCTGCACAATCGATTCATCGACATGGGTGTGATCCCGGCGACCCTGGAACGCACCGCAGGTATCTTCCCGGCCTGCGCAGCCCTGGCCGTCACTCTCCTCGGCGCCTGGGCGGCGGCGAGGATCTCAGGCCGCCGTATCGCCCGTATCCGTCCAGCCGAGGCCATGGCCGAGTCCACGGTCGAGCGCGGCCCGGCCCGCGGCCGGATCGTCGCGGGTCTCGTACTGCTCGCGGGCGGCGCCGCTCTCATTGCCGTACTGAGCGTCCTGCGTACCGAGGCCGCCGCGACCCCTGTCACGTTCCTGGCCGTCGTCGTGTCGGCCACGGCCGTGTCACTGCTGGGCCCGTTCCTCGTGCGACTGGCTTCTGTACTGCTCGCGGGACCACTTCGACTGGCAGGTTCCGGGGGACCGCTCGCCACCGCGAACATCCGCGGGAACTCCACCCGGATGGCCTCCGTCGTCACCCCGCTCACCCTGCTCATCGGGATGACCTGCACGGTTCTCTTCGTTCAGCCGACGCTCGGCGACGCCGCCCGCGCCCAGGCCCACGACGGCGTCCGCGCCACCTGGGTACTGGCCGCACAGGGGCCAGGTGTCCCGTCCGCGGCCGCCGAGACCGTCCGTAGGACGCCGGGTGTCACGGCCGCCACCGAGGTCGTACGGACCACCGTGCGCGTAGGCCTGGACAAGTACCCGGCCCAAGGCGTCACCCAGGCCGGACTCGCCCGCACCTGGGACCCTGACGTGACGAGCGGATCGCTCACCGGGTTCACCGCCGGCCCCGGCACCGCCGCGATCAGTGAACTCGCTGCCGACCGGCTCGGCCTCCACCCCGGCAGCAAGTTGAAACTTCACCTCGGCGACGGCACCCCCGCCACCCTCACCGTCGCCGCCGTCTACAGCCGGGGCCTGGGCTTCGGCGACCTGACCCTGCCCCATGAGCTGCTCGCCCGCCACATGGACAACCCTCTTGCCGCCACGGTCCTGGTCGCCGGGGACAGCGGCCGTGACGAACTCGCCGCCGCACTCAAGCAGTTCCCCGGCGTCTCCGTCCTGGCTCCGGCGACCGCCGACCGGCTCCAGGCGGACCGACAGCAGGAGAATGCGGCGGTCAACCATCTCGCCATGGGCCTGGTCCTGGCGTTCACCGCCATCGCGGTCGTCAACACCCTTGCCATGTCCGTGTCCGAGCGCATCAGGGAGTTCGCCATGCTCAGGCTGGCCGGCGCGACCCGGCGTCAGGTCCTGCGGATGCTCCGCATCGAGGCCCTGTCGGTCCTGCTGATCGCCGCTGCCCTCGGCAGCGGTATCGCACTGGCTGTACTGACCGCCTTCAGCATCGGCATGACCGGCAGTGCGGCGCCCGCGGTTCTGCCGCTGGTGTACGCGACAGTGGTGGGCGTCGCCGCACTGCTGGCACTGACCGCCACGGCGCTGCCCGGCCGACTGGCACTCAGGGTCCGCCCGGTGGAGGTAGCCACGTCCAGGCAGTGA
- a CDS encoding DUF6197 family protein encodes MPTPTLTPDQLDVQATRLHDTEAWQQIVSGWGLTAPEPSLPSSPGTAEQLPVSHPADWRDLLSVPVDQLIADSVRALPATAPCERPLPGRLGAILPDRLHSWRRIGQPEVRPSTHLAYARQILTEWGWQNTPYRLRNARGARCICGALLTAHRLGYGSRDTVDRAGAWLVAELRSQGWTGLIGPWNRHPGRTAADALALIDATISRAARAGQ; translated from the coding sequence ATGCCGACCCCCACCCTCACCCCCGACCAGCTCGACGTTCAGGCCACTCGCCTCCACGACACCGAGGCGTGGCAACAGATCGTCTCCGGCTGGGGCCTCACCGCCCCCGAACCCTCACTCCCCTCCTCCCCCGGCACCGCGGAACAACTGCCGGTCAGCCACCCGGCCGACTGGCGTGACCTGCTGTCCGTACCGGTCGACCAGCTCATCGCCGACTCCGTCCGTGCCCTGCCGGCGACCGCGCCATGCGAACGGCCCCTCCCCGGGCGCCTGGGTGCGATCCTCCCCGACCGGCTCCACTCCTGGCGGCGCATCGGGCAGCCCGAGGTGCGTCCCTCCACCCATCTCGCCTACGCACGACAGATCCTGACCGAGTGGGGCTGGCAGAACACCCCGTACCGGTTGCGCAACGCCCGCGGCGCGCGGTGCATCTGCGGCGCCCTCCTCACCGCACACCGCCTGGGCTACGGCTCCCGCGACACCGTGGACCGGGCCGGCGCCTGGCTCGTCGCCGAGCTCCGCTCCCAGGGCTGGACCGGGCTGATCGGACCCTGGAACCGGCACCCCGGCCGCACCGCCGCAGATGCGCTCGCCCTGATCGACGCCACCATCAGCCGCGCCGCTCGCGCCGGGCAGTAA